One genomic segment of Mycolicibacterium psychrotolerans includes these proteins:
- a CDS encoding primosomal protein N', with the protein MLTVPHLDRDFDYLVAAEQSDDAQPGVRVKVRFHGRLVDAFVLERRSDTDHVGRLGWLEKVVSAEPVLTHDVRRLVDAVAARYAGTRADVLRLAIPPRHATVEKRPAAVLEAFVAATVDAAGWSAYSGGAQFVAALQDGRAARAVWQALPGESWPARLAEAAAVTVNAGRSVLAVVPDQRDVDRLSAACAERVDPQRVVALSAGLGPSERYRRWLAVLRGDARLVIGTRSAVFAPVADLGLVMLWDDGDDSLSEPRAPYPHAREVAMLRAHQLRCAAVIGGYARTAESQALVRSGWAHDLTASRQAVRACAPRVLALEDSAYAQERDPAARTARLPSMALDAARRALTSGAPVLVQVPRRGYVPALACARCRTIARCRHCTGPLSLPGRDAAGAVCRWCGREELSLRCARCGADAVRAVVVGARRTAEELGRAFPGVAVVTSGGDAVVESVPPRPAVVVATPGVEPAAEGGYGAALLLDSWALLGRQDLRAAEDTLRRWMAAAALVRSRADGGVVAVVAESAIPTVQALIRWDPVGHADAELDGRTEVGLPPAVHMAAVDGTSDAVNALLGGVALPDGADLLGPVDLPVGVRRPPGVADEHPVIRMLARVPRHDGLALSAALRKASAVQSARHDHEPVRIQIDPLHIG; encoded by the coding sequence ATGCTGACGGTGCCGCACCTGGACCGGGACTTCGACTACCTCGTCGCGGCCGAGCAGTCCGACGACGCCCAGCCCGGCGTGCGCGTCAAGGTCCGTTTCCACGGCCGCCTGGTCGACGCTTTCGTCCTCGAGCGGCGGTCGGACACCGACCATGTCGGCAGGCTCGGCTGGCTGGAGAAGGTGGTGTCCGCCGAGCCGGTGCTGACCCACGACGTGCGCCGCCTCGTCGACGCCGTCGCCGCCCGGTATGCGGGCACCCGTGCCGACGTGCTGCGGCTTGCCATCCCGCCCCGGCACGCCACGGTGGAGAAGCGTCCCGCCGCCGTGCTCGAGGCGTTCGTCGCGGCGACGGTCGACGCCGCGGGCTGGTCGGCGTACAGCGGCGGTGCGCAGTTCGTGGCCGCGCTGCAGGACGGGCGCGCGGCCCGGGCGGTGTGGCAGGCGCTGCCGGGGGAGTCCTGGCCCGCTCGGCTGGCAGAAGCGGCCGCGGTGACGGTGAACGCGGGCCGGTCGGTGCTCGCCGTGGTGCCCGATCAGCGCGACGTCGACCGGTTGTCCGCCGCGTGTGCCGAGCGGGTGGATCCGCAGCGGGTGGTCGCGCTGTCGGCGGGACTGGGCCCTTCCGAGCGCTACCGGCGGTGGCTCGCGGTGCTGCGCGGCGACGCGCGGCTGGTGATCGGCACGCGCAGCGCGGTGTTCGCGCCGGTGGCCGACCTCGGTCTGGTGATGCTGTGGGACGACGGCGACGATTCGCTGTCCGAGCCGCGCGCGCCGTATCCCCACGCCCGCGAGGTGGCGATGCTGCGCGCCCACCAGCTGCGCTGCGCCGCGGTGATCGGCGGCTACGCGCGCACCGCGGAGTCCCAGGCCCTGGTGCGCAGCGGGTGGGCGCACGACCTGACCGCCTCGCGCCAGGCCGTGCGGGCCTGCGCCCCCCGGGTGCTCGCGCTCGAGGACAGCGCGTACGCGCAGGAACGCGACCCGGCGGCGCGGACGGCGCGGCTGCCGTCGATGGCGCTGGACGCGGCCCGTCGGGCGCTGACGTCCGGCGCCCCGGTGCTCGTCCAGGTGCCACGGCGCGGCTACGTGCCTGCGCTGGCATGTGCCCGGTGCCGCACCATCGCCCGGTGCCGGCACTGCACCGGGCCGCTGTCGCTGCCCGGCCGCGATGCCGCGGGGGCGGTGTGCCGGTGGTGCGGGCGCGAAGAACTGTCGCTGCGCTGCGCCCGGTGCGGCGCCGACGCGGTGCGCGCGGTCGTGGTCGGGGCCCGCCGCACGGCCGAGGAACTGGGCCGCGCGTTCCCCGGCGTCGCGGTCGTCACCTCGGGCGGCGACGCCGTCGTCGAGTCGGTGCCCCCGCGTCCCGCGGTGGTGGTCGCCACCCCGGGCGTCGAACCGGCGGCCGAAGGGGGATACGGCGCCGCGCTGCTGCTCGACAGCTGGGCGCTGCTCGGCCGCCAGGATCTGCGCGCCGCCGAGGACACGCTGCGGCGCTGGATGGCGGCCGCGGCGCTGGTCCGCAGCCGCGCCGACGGCGGTGTCGTCGCCGTGGTCGCGGAGTCCGCGATCCCGACCGTGCAGGCGCTGATCCGGTGGGATCCGGTCGGTCACGCCGACGCCGAACTCGACGGGCGCACCGAGGTGGGGTTGCCCCCAGCCGTGCACATGGCCGCGGTCGACGGCACGTCCGACGCGGTCAACGCGCTGCTGGGCGGAGTCGCGCTGCCCGACGGGGCCGACCTGCTGGGGCCGGTCGACCTGCCGGTGGGGGTGCGCAGGCCGCCCGGGGTGGCCGACGAACACCCGGTCATCCGGATGCTGGCCCGGGTGCCGCGGCACGATGGGCTGGCGCTGTCGGCGGCGCTGCGCAAGGCCAGTGCGGTGCAGAGCGCACGTCATGATCATGAGCCGGTTCGCATCCAGATCGACCCGTTGCACATAGGGTGA
- a CDS encoding LemA family protein translates to MVTFLLVVVLVLVVLILIGYVAGYNKIRSADVRVAEALSGIDVELTRRASLIPALVQTVQTFATHEKAILDRVTDARAALTSATSGGSVAERGAAEKQLDSALAPLLALGQSYPQLNSSANFLDLQRNLADTEDKLAFARQYYNDSVATLNRLLTTIPWMFVAPLTKVGEKEYYQTPR, encoded by the coding sequence ATGGTGACTTTCCTGCTCGTCGTCGTGCTCGTGCTGGTGGTGCTGATCCTGATCGGATATGTGGCCGGCTACAACAAGATCCGGTCCGCCGACGTCCGCGTCGCCGAGGCGCTGTCGGGGATCGACGTCGAACTGACCCGGCGTGCGTCGCTGATCCCCGCCCTCGTGCAGACGGTGCAGACCTTCGCCACCCATGAGAAGGCGATCCTCGACCGCGTCACCGACGCCAGGGCGGCGCTGACGTCGGCGACCTCGGGCGGCTCGGTGGCCGAGCGCGGGGCGGCCGAGAAGCAACTCGACTCGGCGCTGGCGCCGCTGCTGGCGCTGGGGCAGAGCTATCCACAGCTGAACTCGTCGGCCAACTTCCTGGATCTGCAACGCAACCTCGCCGACACCGAGGACAAGCTAGCGTTCGCCCGGCAGTACTACAACGATTCGGTGGCCACCCTCAACCGGCTGCTCACCACGATCCCGTGGATGTTCGTCGCGCCGCTGACCAAGGTCGGCGAGAAGGAGTACTACCAGACCCCCCGCTAG
- a CDS encoding lysoplasmalogenase — protein sequence MTTPTPVTGRRAAPRARTLWAAAAVAAAGYGVFLIVTAMQVPAGAELTGRFAAQPAVKALAAVLLAAAAANHPVVRERRWLVGALVFSAAGDFLLAMPWWEPSFVLGLAAFLVAHLCFLAALLPLAVVTPARSAAAGVIALACAALLVWFWPRLIVDGMAVPVTVYIGVLGAMVCTALLADLPTPWTALGAVCFAVSDAMIGISKFVLRSEMLAVPIWWFYAASLLFITAGLLFGRPGPEG from the coding sequence ATGACCACGCCCACTCCTGTGACCGGTCGTCGCGCGGCGCCGCGCGCCCGCACGCTGTGGGCGGCCGCAGCCGTGGCTGCGGCGGGATACGGCGTGTTCCTGATCGTCACCGCAATGCAGGTGCCCGCGGGCGCCGAACTGACCGGCCGGTTCGCGGCCCAGCCCGCGGTCAAGGCGCTGGCCGCGGTGCTGCTCGCCGCGGCAGCGGCGAACCACCCGGTGGTGCGGGAGCGGCGCTGGCTGGTCGGCGCGCTGGTGTTCTCGGCTGCGGGCGACTTCCTTCTCGCGATGCCGTGGTGGGAGCCGTCCTTCGTGCTGGGGCTGGCGGCGTTCCTGGTCGCGCACCTGTGCTTCCTGGCGGCGCTGCTGCCGCTGGCCGTCGTCACCCCGGCCCGGTCGGCGGCGGCCGGCGTGATCGCGCTGGCCTGCGCGGCGCTGCTGGTGTGGTTCTGGCCGCGGCTGATCGTCGACGGGATGGCCGTCCCGGTGACGGTGTACATCGGTGTGCTGGGCGCGATGGTGTGCACCGCGCTGCTGGCCGACCTGCCGACGCCGTGGACGGCGCTGGGCGCGGTGTGCTTCGCGGTGTCGGACGCCATGATCGGCATCAGCAAGTTCGTGCTGCGCAGCGAGATGCTGGCCGTGCCGATCTGGTGGTTCTACGCCGCATCGCTGCTGTTCATCACCGCGGGGCTGCTCTTCGGCCGGCCTGGACCCGAGGGGTGA
- the fmt gene encoding methionyl-tRNA formyltransferase, translating to MRLVFAGTPEPALPSLRRLIESPRHDVVAVLTRPDAAAGRRGRPAPSPVAHLALEHGIPVLRPERPNSAEFIAELAALAPDCCAVVAYGALLGDDLLAVPAHGWVNLHFSILPAWRGAAPVQAAIAAGDAVTGATTFQIERSLDSGPVYGVVTETIRPADTAGDLLDRLSVAGAALLEATMDGIADGTLTAVPQPADGISVAPKITVDDARIRWDLPAHVIDRRIRAVTPNPGAWTMIGEERVKVGPVTVVDEPDLGPGRLKVDKKHVRVGTGSGAVQLQTVRPPGRKPMNAADWARGARLEEIGSAT from the coding sequence GTGCGTCTCGTGTTCGCCGGTACTCCGGAACCGGCCCTACCGTCCCTGCGTCGGCTCATCGAGTCGCCCCGCCACGACGTCGTCGCGGTGCTGACCCGCCCCGATGCCGCCGCGGGTCGGCGCGGCAGGCCCGCGCCCTCGCCGGTGGCGCACCTCGCGCTCGAGCATGGGATTCCGGTGCTGCGCCCGGAACGGCCCAACTCCGCGGAGTTCATCGCCGAACTGGCCGCGCTGGCGCCGGACTGCTGCGCCGTGGTCGCCTACGGTGCGCTGCTCGGCGACGACCTGCTCGCGGTGCCCGCCCACGGCTGGGTGAACCTGCACTTCTCGATCCTGCCCGCCTGGCGCGGCGCAGCCCCGGTGCAGGCCGCGATCGCCGCGGGCGACGCGGTCACCGGCGCCACCACGTTCCAGATCGAACGCAGTCTCGACTCCGGCCCCGTCTACGGCGTGGTCACCGAGACGATCCGGCCCGCCGACACCGCCGGCGACCTGCTCGACCGGCTGTCGGTGGCCGGTGCGGCCCTGCTGGAGGCCACGATGGACGGTATCGCCGACGGCACCCTGACCGCAGTGCCCCAACCGGCCGACGGGATCAGCGTCGCGCCGAAGATCACCGTCGACGACGCCCGCATCCGGTGGGACCTGCCCGCGCATGTGATCGACCGGCGGATCCGCGCCGTCACGCCGAACCCGGGCGCATGGACGATGATCGGGGAGGAGCGCGTCAAGGTCGGTCCCGTGACGGTGGTCGACGAGCCCGACCTCGGCCCCGGACGGCTGAAAGTGGACAAGAAACACGTGCGGGTCGGCACCGGCTCCGGCGCGGTGCAACTGCAGACCGTGCGGCCCCCGGGCAGGAAGCCGATGAACGCCGCGGACTGGGCCCGCGGCGCGCGGCTCGAGGAGATCGGTTCGGCTACATGA